Proteins from a genomic interval of Amphiura filiformis chromosome 9, Afil_fr2py, whole genome shotgun sequence:
- the LOC140160168 gene encoding protein tolkin-like gives MSLRRGSGSNQIACLDYLDIDDTFQDRTTERRGRYCGDWADIQISSRTNQVKVTLQIGELDVNMPDEIGFQMIYQTKDCSFDDCHSECKTGGSFTQTHGNISTPNYPSILLPFSRCSWTISLPTNSFIELNFEDFFIGDTRRNGECIEKVLVTMDIYSGNPVTWEYCGNIHPLVISSSSAMNLEFISQLESESLGFQAQYTASDTPGCQVGFTKCQNCKHACTLDHAIIASCNYPNTDEPNSDCIWVITTTKGTYVKMMFQDLDVPSQQDCRQNNVAIFDGRVDRNVLLGTFCNSKLPGNSYVRSSFNILTVTFRTYGDLNRGRGFIAEYIAATFQDKNDMSLNITSKLSHLPYRDKKTQVTR, from the exons ATGTCTCTCAGACGTGGTAGTGGGTCTAATCAAATAGCATGCTTAGACTATTTGGACATAGATGATACATTCCAGGATAGAACAACTGAACGAAGAGGGCGCTATTGTGGGGATTGGGCTGACATTCAGATATCGTCTAGAACAAACCAAGTAAAAGTAACATTGCAAATTGGAGAGCTTGATGTCAACATGCCAGATGAGATTGGATTTCAGATGATTTACCAAACCAAAG ATTGCTCCTTTGATGATTGTCATTCTGAATGTAAGACCGGAGGTAGTTTCACGCAGACTCATGGTAACATTTCAACACCAAACTATCCATCTATATTGCTGCCGTTTTCTAGATGCTCTTGGACTATTTCTCTTCCTACAAACAGTTTCATTGAGTTGAACTTTGAAGATTTCTTCATTGGAGATACAAGGCGAAATGGAGAATGTATTGAAAAAGTACTAGTTACCATGGATATATACAGTGGCAACCCAGTCACATGGGAATATTGCGGTAATATTCATCCGCTTGTTATATCGTCAAGTTCTGCAATGAATTTAGAGTTCATAAGCCAGCTAGAATCAGAGTCTCTGGGATTTCAAGCACAATATACTGCATCAG ACACACCGGGCTGTCAAGTCGGCTTCACTAAATGCCAGAATTGCAAACACGCGTGTACTCTTGACCACGCCATTATAGCATCATGCAACTACCCAAACACCGACGAACCAAACTCCGACTGCATTTgggtaataacaacaacaaaagggACGTATGTAAAGATGATGTTTCAAGACTTGGACGTGCCTTCCCAACAAGATTGTAGACAAAATAATGTTGCGATATTTGACGGGAGGGTGGATAGAAATGTTCTTCTTGGGACTTTCTGTAATTCAAAACTGCCTGGTAATTCGTACGTCAGGTCAAGTTTCAACATACTCACAGTGACGTTCAGAACATATGGTGATTTGAACAGAGGACGCGGGTTTATTGCTGAATACATCGCGGCAACATTTCAAGACAAGAATGACATGTCACTGAACATCACAAGTAAGCTATCACATTTGCCCTACCGCGACAAAAAAACACAAGTGACACGTTAA